Proteins encoded together in one Pseudanabaena sp. BC1403 window:
- a CDS encoding SDR family NAD(P)-dependent oxidoreductase: MRLKDKVALVTGSSQGIGQAIAIRLAKEGANVVINYRSHPEGAEETLAKVKEAGGTCHPIDGITIKADTGTVPEVQRMIAESIDYFGQLDILVNNAGIERHADFWEATEADYDAVLNVNLKGVFFATQAFVKHLMATRRGGKVINISSVHEELPFPHFTSYCASKGGLRMMTRNLGVELAPYGITINNVAPGAIETPINTKLLNDPEKLGALLQNIPMGRLGKSEDVAGMVAFLASADADYVTGSTFVVDGGLLWNYHEQ; encoded by the coding sequence ATGAGATTAAAAGATAAAGTTGCATTAGTTACAGGTAGTAGTCAGGGAATTGGACAGGCGATCGCGATACGTTTAGCCAAAGAAGGCGCAAATGTCGTGATTAATTATCGTTCCCATCCTGAAGGTGCGGAAGAAACCCTCGCCAAGGTAAAAGAAGCAGGCGGCACATGTCATCCTATCGATGGTATTACGATTAAGGCTGATACTGGCACTGTCCCTGAAGTGCAGCGCATGATTGCTGAGAGCATCGACTATTTTGGGCAATTGGATATATTGGTTAATAATGCTGGCATTGAGAGACATGCGGATTTTTGGGAGGCAACGGAAGCGGATTATGATGCAGTCTTGAATGTCAATCTCAAGGGTGTTTTTTTTGCAACTCAAGCCTTTGTCAAGCATCTGATGGCAACTAGGCGTGGCGGCAAAGTGATTAATATTAGTTCTGTCCATGAGGAGCTACCATTTCCGCACTTTACATCTTATTGCGCTAGTAAAGGCGGTTTGAGAATGATGACTCGCAACCTTGGTGTAGAGCTTGCCCCCTACGGCATCACGATTAATAACGTTGCCCCAGGGGCGATTGAAACACCGATCAATACCAAGCTCTTGAACGATCCTGAGAAATTGGGAGCCTTATTGCAAAATATCCCGATGGGCAGGCTGGGCAAGTCGGAAGATGTGGCGGGTATGGTTGCCTTTTTAGCTTCGGCTGATGCTGATTATGTGACAGGTTCCACCTTTGTTGTAGATGGCGGACTTCTCTGGAATTATCACGAACAGTAA
- a CDS encoding GMC oxidoreductase: protein MSVENYDIIIIGTGAGGGTLAYELASTGKKILILERGGFLPREKENWSAADVYLKERYHTDEMWFDKDDKAFRPSTGYWVGGNTKVYGAALLRMRDRDFEEVNHKDGISPAWAVKYDEFEPYYTKAEELYTVHGQSGQDPTEPNRSAEFPYPAVSHEPRMQEISNGIQKQGLHPFNLPLGLKLNEVDRSLSTCIRCNTCDGFPCLVQAKADSEIYGIAPIRPLNNVTLLTNANVLKLLTNESGKQVNAVELEIAGEVQTFSGNIVIVACGAVNSAALLLRSANDHHPHGLANSSDQVGRNFMKHLCVAMVAIGLKPNPAKYQKTIAVSDFYWGDAEFPYPMGLVQNTGNVLKDMIPAEAPPLLAPLVKLVPNFELELIAEHTTGWWLQTEDLPDPNNRVRVVDEKLYLDYVPNNQEASDRLTKRWTEVLKNIDRDEQIIPFGIYPRNNIPLQAVGHQCGTCRFGDDPKTSVLDRNCRTHDVENLYVVDASFFPSSTAVNPTLTIIANAIRVAEHLKSIL, encoded by the coding sequence ATGTCTGTCGAAAATTACGACATTATTATTATTGGCACTGGAGCAGGCGGTGGAACTCTGGCGTATGAGCTAGCTTCTACGGGCAAAAAGATTTTAATTTTAGAACGTGGTGGATTTCTACCTAGAGAAAAAGAAAACTGGAGTGCTGCGGATGTCTATCTAAAGGAGCGCTATCACACCGATGAAATGTGGTTTGACAAAGATGATAAAGCTTTTCGTCCTTCCACTGGTTATTGGGTCGGCGGCAATACGAAGGTTTATGGTGCGGCGCTACTGCGGATGCGCGATCGTGATTTTGAAGAAGTTAACCACAAAGATGGCATCTCACCAGCATGGGCAGTCAAATACGATGAATTTGAACCTTACTACACCAAAGCCGAGGAACTTTATACCGTTCATGGTCAGTCTGGGCAAGATCCTACTGAGCCTAATAGAAGTGCTGAGTTTCCCTATCCTGCGGTTAGTCATGAGCCACGAATGCAGGAAATTAGTAACGGGATTCAGAAGCAGGGATTACATCCCTTTAATTTGCCTTTGGGACTAAAGCTGAATGAAGTTGATCGCTCTTTAAGTACTTGTATTCGCTGTAATACCTGCGATGGCTTTCCCTGTTTGGTGCAGGCGAAGGCAGATTCTGAGATATATGGAATTGCCCCAATTCGCCCATTGAACAATGTAACTTTGTTGACTAATGCGAACGTTCTTAAACTACTGACTAACGAGTCTGGCAAACAGGTTAATGCTGTCGAATTAGAGATTGCTGGTGAAGTGCAGACTTTCTCAGGAAATATTGTGATAGTTGCCTGTGGTGCGGTGAATTCGGCGGCTTTGCTGTTGCGATCAGCTAACGACCATCATCCTCATGGCTTGGCAAATAGCTCTGACCAAGTTGGGCGCAATTTTATGAAGCATCTCTGCGTAGCGATGGTGGCGATCGGGCTGAAGCCGAATCCAGCTAAGTATCAAAAGACGATCGCTGTCAGTGACTTTTATTGGGGTGATGCTGAGTTTCCCTATCCGATGGGGTTAGTTCAGAATACGGGCAATGTGCTTAAGGACATGATCCCTGCGGAAGCGCCGCCGCTATTAGCTCCTTTAGTGAAGCTAGTTCCTAATTTTGAATTGGAGCTAATTGCCGAGCATACTACGGGTTGGTGGTTGCAAACGGAGGATTTACCCGATCCCAATAATCGAGTGCGAGTCGTTGATGAAAAGCTATATCTCGACTATGTACCCAATAATCAAGAGGCAAGCGATCGCCTAACTAAGCGATGGACTGAAGTTCTCAAAAACATCGATCGCGACGAGCAGATTATTCCCTTTGGCATTTATCCTCGCAATAATATCCCTTTACAAGCAGTCGGACATCAATGCGGAACCTGTCGTTTTGGCGACGATCCTAAAACCTCAGTATTAGATCGTAACTGTCGCACCCATGATGTGGAGAATCTCTATGTTGTGGATGCTAGTTTTTTCCCCTCTAGTACGGCGGTTAATCCCACGCTCACGATTATCGCTAATGCCATTCGTGTGGCGGAACATTTGAAAAGTATTTTATAG
- a CDS encoding glucosidase translates to MTEEELRLAANRDRQAHWRKWGSYLSDRQWGTVREDYSKDGEAWNYFPHDHARSRAYRWGEDGILGISDNHQRLCFAIALWNGEDSIIKERLFGLTGQEGNHGEDVKEYYFYLDNTPTHSYMKALYKYPHQAFPYAKLIQENRNRDRYQPEYELMDTGIFDGDRYFDVSVEYAKASPTDILIQIKVTNRGSQSQRLHLLPSLWFRNTWAWGDGSDKPQLKEINADGNMRIVDAQHSTLGNYRLYCDASDQNSPSILFTENETNYERLFKVKNTSPYVKDGINNYLVSDRHGAINPEQVGTKAAVHYDLEIGAHETKVIYLRLTDSQQSQPFGNDFEQIFQKRQQEADEFYHRITPFEISEDERNVQRQAFAGMLWSKQFYYYIVEEWVDGDPKYPSPRPNIRNHEWKHLFSDEIISMPDKWEYPWFAAWDLAFHAIPLAVIDPAFAKLQLDRLTREWFMHPNGQLPAYEWAFSDVNPPVHAWATLRVYQIERKMYGYGDEQFLERVFQKLLLNFTWWVNRKDAEGNNVFQGGFLGLDNIGVFDRSKELPTGGFINQADGTSWMGMYCLNMLAIALELAKTNSTYEDIASKFFEHFLYIADAMNGIGNTNVELWNEEDGFYYDALNLPDGRHFSLKVRSVVGLIPLFAIATLEPDILEKLPNFKRRMDWFIHNRPNLKENVACMETKGMGARRLLAIAYKDKLRKILAKMLDESEFLSPYGIRSISRYHKDHPYILKVNGHEYSVDYQPAESNISLFGGNSNWRGPIWFPINYLIIESLQKFHYYLGDDFKVEFPTGSGQEINLWQVASELSKRLTGIFLEKASGDRPVYGNIKRFQNDPHWHDLILFHEYFHGDNGAGIGASHQTGWTGLVAKLILQCGEYQ, encoded by the coding sequence ATGACCGAAGAAGAGTTAAGACTAGCAGCCAATCGCGATCGCCAAGCCCATTGGCGCAAGTGGGGATCGTATTTGAGCGATCGCCAATGGGGAACGGTGCGCGAAGACTACAGCAAAGATGGTGAAGCTTGGAATTATTTTCCCCATGACCATGCGCGATCGCGAGCCTATCGATGGGGTGAAGATGGCATTTTAGGCATATCGGATAATCATCAGAGGTTATGCTTTGCGATCGCGCTCTGGAATGGTGAAGATTCCATTATCAAAGAACGGCTGTTTGGGTTGACTGGTCAAGAGGGTAATCATGGCGAGGATGTTAAGGAATATTATTTCTATCTCGATAACACGCCTACCCATTCCTACATGAAGGCGCTTTATAAATATCCCCACCAAGCCTTTCCCTATGCCAAGCTAATCCAAGAAAATCGCAATCGCGATCGCTATCAACCCGAATACGAACTGATGGATACGGGGATATTCGATGGCGATCGCTATTTTGATGTATCGGTCGAGTATGCCAAGGCATCACCGACGGATATTTTAATTCAAATTAAAGTGACTAACCGAGGAAGTCAATCTCAACGTTTGCACCTATTGCCCAGCCTGTGGTTTCGGAATACTTGGGCTTGGGGCGATGGTAGCGATAAACCTCAGCTTAAGGAAATCAATGCTGATGGAAATATGCGGATCGTTGATGCTCAACATTCAACCTTAGGTAATTATCGGCTTTACTGTGATGCTTCTGACCAGAATAGTCCATCAATTCTGTTTACAGAAAATGAAACCAATTACGAGCGATTATTTAAAGTCAAAAATACTTCTCCCTATGTTAAAGATGGGATTAATAATTACTTAGTTAGCGATCGCCATGGTGCGATTAATCCCGAACAAGTGGGCACAAAAGCGGCGGTGCATTACGATCTAGAAATTGGCGCTCACGAAACTAAAGTCATTTATCTACGTTTAACTGACTCTCAGCAATCCCAGCCATTTGGCAATGATTTCGAGCAAATCTTCCAAAAGCGGCAGCAGGAAGCAGATGAGTTTTACCATCGCATCACTCCTTTTGAGATTTCTGAAGACGAGCGAAACGTCCAGAGACAAGCCTTTGCAGGAATGTTGTGGAGTAAGCAGTTTTATTATTACATCGTCGAAGAATGGGTAGATGGCGATCCTAAATATCCATCGCCACGCCCAAATATTCGCAATCATGAATGGAAGCATCTGTTTAGTGATGAGATTATCTCCATGCCCGACAAGTGGGAATATCCTTGGTTTGCGGCTTGGGATTTAGCTTTTCATGCAATTCCCCTTGCAGTCATCGATCCTGCCTTTGCTAAGCTCCAGCTAGATCGGCTGACGCGCGAATGGTTTATGCATCCTAACGGTCAACTTCCTGCCTATGAATGGGCATTCAGTGATGTCAATCCACCCGTTCATGCTTGGGCAACCTTGCGAGTTTATCAAATTGAACGGAAGATGTACGGCTATGGCGACGAGCAATTTCTAGAGCGCGTATTCCAGAAGTTGCTCCTCAATTTTACTTGGTGGGTAAATCGCAAGGATGCTGAAGGGAATAATGTCTTTCAAGGTGGATTTTTAGGACTGGACAATATTGGCGTATTCGATCGCAGCAAAGAGTTACCTACAGGCGGCTTTATCAATCAAGCGGATGGCACTAGCTGGATGGGCATGTATTGCTTGAATATGTTAGCGATCGCCCTAGAACTCGCCAAAACCAACTCTACCTATGAAGATATTGCGAGTAAATTCTTCGAGCATTTCCTATACATTGCCGATGCCATGAATGGGATTGGTAACACTAATGTGGAACTATGGAATGAGGAAGATGGCTTTTACTACGATGCGCTCAATCTGCCCGATGGTCGTCATTTCTCGCTCAAAGTACGTTCTGTAGTGGGATTAATTCCTCTTTTTGCGATCGCTACTTTAGAGCCAGATATCCTAGAAAAATTACCCAACTTTAAGCGGCGAATGGATTGGTTTATTCACAATCGTCCTAACCTCAAGGAAAATGTTGCCTGTATGGAAACTAAGGGTATGGGTGCAAGGAGATTATTAGCGATCGCCTATAAAGACAAGCTCAGAAAAATCCTAGCGAAAATGCTCGATGAGAGTGAATTTTTAAGCCCCTATGGTATTCGCTCTATTTCCAGATATCACAAAGACCATCCCTATATCTTGAAAGTAAATGGGCATGAGTACTCTGTGGATTATCAACCTGCGGAGTCTAATATCAGTCTATTTGGTGGTAACTCTAACTGGCGCGGGCCCATTTGGTTCCCAATTAATTATCTAATTATCGAATCCTTACAAAAGTTTCACTATTACTTAGGTGATGATTTTAAAGTCGAGTTTCCCACTGGTTCGGGTCAGGAAATTAATCTCTGGCAGGTGGCAAGTGAGCTATCCAAGCGT